The Acanthochromis polyacanthus isolate Apoly-LR-REF ecotype Palm Island chromosome 5, KAUST_Apoly_ChrSc, whole genome shotgun sequence genome includes a window with the following:
- the srsf6b gene encoding serine and arginine rich splicing factor 6b isoform X1, producing MPRVYVGKLSYHVREKDIQRFFSGYGKLLEIDLKNGYGFVEFEDMRDADDAVYELNGKELCGERVVIEHARGPRRDGYGHGGRSSGYSSWNRSSRDKYGPPVRTEHRLIVENLSSRCSWQDLKDFMRQAGEVTYADAHKGRANEGVIEFRSRSDMKRALEKLDGTDINGRKIRLVEDKARRRRSYSGSRSRSRSRRRSHSRRSRSSHSRSRSRSHSHSRSKRKSRSHTRKSQSPSKSKKSRSHSDTRKSRSKSRSKVKAERKSRSRSKEKSSVKKPRSHSRSRSKSRNEKHASKSPPGKNSKSPAKRSASRSRSGSRSRSASQD from the exons ATGCCTCGGGTGTATGTCGGCAAGCTTAGCTATCACGTTCGAGAGAAAGACATTCAAAGATTTTTTAGCGGTTATGGCAAATTATTAGAGATAGACCTGAAAAATGG GTATGGCTTTGTGGAGTTTGAGGACATGCGGGATGCTGATGATGCCGTGTATGAACTGAATGGAAAGGAGCTGTGTGGGGAGCGTGTCGTCATTGAGCATGCCCGTGGACCGAGGAGGGATGGATACGGCCATGGAGGAAGGA GTAGCGGCTACAGCAGCTGGAATCGCTCCAGCAGAGATAAGTACGGGCCACCTGTTCGCACTGAGCACCGCCTCATTGTGGAGAACCTGTCCAGCAGGTGCAGCTGGCAGGACCTTAAG GACTTTATGCGGCAAGCAGGTGAAGTAACCTACGCTGATGCCCATAAAGGACGAGCCAACGAGGGCGTCATCGAATTTCGATCCCGTTCAGACATGAAACGAGCTTTGGAAAAACTAGACGGCACCGATATTAATGGAAGGAAGATCCGTCTGGTGGAAGACAAAGCTCGGCGTCGGCGCTCGTATTCTGGCAGCAGATCCAG GTCTCGGAGCAGACGGCGCTCTCACAGCCGAAGGAGTAGAAGCTCTCACAGTCGGTCCAGGTCTCGCTCACA TTCTCACTCCAGATCGAAAAGAAAGTCCCGATCACACACTCGCAAATCTCAAAGTCCCTCCAAGAGCAAAAAGTCTCGCTCTCACTCAGACACTCGCAAGTCACGCTCCAAGAGCAGATCCAAAGTCAAAGCCGAGCGTAAATCCCGGAGTCGTTCCAAGGAGAAGTCTTCCGTTAAGAAGCCGAGAAGCCACTCGCGTTCCCGTTCgaagagtagaaatgagaaacaTGCCTCAAAGTCCCCTCCTGGCAAGAACTCCAAGTCCCCAGCAAAGCGCTCGGCCTCCCGCTCCAGGTCTGGCTCTCGATCCAGATCAGCCTCTCAAGACTGA
- the srsf6b gene encoding serine and arginine rich splicing factor 6b isoform X3: MPRVYVGKLSYHVREKDIQRFFSGYGKLLEIDLKNGYGFVEFEDMRDADDAVYELNGKELCGERVVIEHARGPRRDGYGHGGRSSGYSSWNRSSRDKYGPPVRTEHRLIVENLSSRCSWQDLKDFMRQAGEVTYADAHKGRANEGVIEFRSRSDMKRALEKLDGTDINGRKIRLVEDKARRRRSYSGSRSRSRSRRRSHSRRSRSSHSRSRSKRKSRSHTRKSQSPSKSKKSRSHSDTRKSRSKSRSKVKAERKSRSRSKEKSSVKKPRSHSRSRSKSRNEKHASKSPPGKNSKSPAKRSASRSRSGSRSRSASQD; encoded by the exons ATGCCTCGGGTGTATGTCGGCAAGCTTAGCTATCACGTTCGAGAGAAAGACATTCAAAGATTTTTTAGCGGTTATGGCAAATTATTAGAGATAGACCTGAAAAATGG GTATGGCTTTGTGGAGTTTGAGGACATGCGGGATGCTGATGATGCCGTGTATGAACTGAATGGAAAGGAGCTGTGTGGGGAGCGTGTCGTCATTGAGCATGCCCGTGGACCGAGGAGGGATGGATACGGCCATGGAGGAAGGA GTAGCGGCTACAGCAGCTGGAATCGCTCCAGCAGAGATAAGTACGGGCCACCTGTTCGCACTGAGCACCGCCTCATTGTGGAGAACCTGTCCAGCAGGTGCAGCTGGCAGGACCTTAAG GACTTTATGCGGCAAGCAGGTGAAGTAACCTACGCTGATGCCCATAAAGGACGAGCCAACGAGGGCGTCATCGAATTTCGATCCCGTTCAGACATGAAACGAGCTTTGGAAAAACTAGACGGCACCGATATTAATGGAAGGAAGATCCGTCTGGTGGAAGACAAAGCTCGGCGTCGGCGCTCGTATTCTGGCAGCAGATCCAG GTCTCGGAGCAGACGGCGCTCTCACAGCCGAAGGAGTAGAAGCTCTCACAGTCGGTCCAG ATCGAAAAGAAAGTCCCGATCACACACTCGCAAATCTCAAAGTCCCTCCAAGAGCAAAAAGTCTCGCTCTCACTCAGACACTCGCAAGTCACGCTCCAAGAGCAGATCCAAAGTCAAAGCCGAGCGTAAATCCCGGAGTCGTTCCAAGGAGAAGTCTTCCGTTAAGAAGCCGAGAAGCCACTCGCGTTCCCGTTCgaagagtagaaatgagaaacaTGCCTCAAAGTCCCCTCCTGGCAAGAACTCCAAGTCCCCAGCAAAGCGCTCGGCCTCCCGCTCCAGGTCTGGCTCTCGATCCAGATCAGCCTCTCAAGACTGA
- the srsf6b gene encoding serine and arginine rich splicing factor 6b isoform X2, whose product MPRVYVGKLSYHVREKDIQRFFSGYGKLLEIDLKNGYGFVEFEDMRDADDAVYELNGKELCGERVVIEHARGPRRDGYGHGGRSSGYSSWNRSSRDKYGPPVRTEHRLIVENLSSRCSWQDLKDFMRQAGEVTYADAHKGRANEGVIEFRSRSDMKRALEKLDGTDINGRKIRLVEDKARRRRSYSGSRSRSRSRRRSHSRRSRSSHSRSRSRSQSKRKSRSHTRKSQSPSKSKKSRSHSDTRKSRSKSRSKVKAERKSRSRSKEKSSVKKPRSHSRSRSKSRNEKHASKSPPGKNSKSPAKRSASRSRSGSRSRSASQD is encoded by the exons ATGCCTCGGGTGTATGTCGGCAAGCTTAGCTATCACGTTCGAGAGAAAGACATTCAAAGATTTTTTAGCGGTTATGGCAAATTATTAGAGATAGACCTGAAAAATGG GTATGGCTTTGTGGAGTTTGAGGACATGCGGGATGCTGATGATGCCGTGTATGAACTGAATGGAAAGGAGCTGTGTGGGGAGCGTGTCGTCATTGAGCATGCCCGTGGACCGAGGAGGGATGGATACGGCCATGGAGGAAGGA GTAGCGGCTACAGCAGCTGGAATCGCTCCAGCAGAGATAAGTACGGGCCACCTGTTCGCACTGAGCACCGCCTCATTGTGGAGAACCTGTCCAGCAGGTGCAGCTGGCAGGACCTTAAG GACTTTATGCGGCAAGCAGGTGAAGTAACCTACGCTGATGCCCATAAAGGACGAGCCAACGAGGGCGTCATCGAATTTCGATCCCGTTCAGACATGAAACGAGCTTTGGAAAAACTAGACGGCACCGATATTAATGGAAGGAAGATCCGTCTGGTGGAAGACAAAGCTCGGCGTCGGCGCTCGTATTCTGGCAGCAGATCCAG GTCTCGGAGCAGACGGCGCTCTCACAGCCGAAGGAGTAGAAGCTCTCACAGTCGGTCCAGGTCTCGCTCACA ATCGAAAAGAAAGTCCCGATCACACACTCGCAAATCTCAAAGTCCCTCCAAGAGCAAAAAGTCTCGCTCTCACTCAGACACTCGCAAGTCACGCTCCAAGAGCAGATCCAAAGTCAAAGCCGAGCGTAAATCCCGGAGTCGTTCCAAGGAGAAGTCTTCCGTTAAGAAGCCGAGAAGCCACTCGCGTTCCCGTTCgaagagtagaaatgagaaacaTGCCTCAAAGTCCCCTCCTGGCAAGAACTCCAAGTCCCCAGCAAAGCGCTCGGCCTCCCGCTCCAGGTCTGGCTCTCGATCCAGATCAGCCTCTCAAGACTGA